In one Crocinitomicaceae bacterium genomic region, the following are encoded:
- a CDS encoding four helix bundle protein produces the protein MRRASFSIVLNIAEGSGRFSKADRRNFYIISRSSVFESIAILDVLKDENIMFQSQYDAFYAKGEEISKMLFSMIKNLC, from the coding sequence TTGCGCAGAGCTTCATTCAGCATCGTGTTAAATATCGCTGAAGGTTCGGGCAGGTTTTCGAAAGCAGACAGAAGAAATTTTTATATAATATCCAGAAGCTCAGTTTTTGAATCCATTGCAATCTTGGATGTATTAAAAGATGAAAACATCATGTTCCAGAGCCAGTACGATGCGTTTTATGCAAAGGGGGAAGAAATCTCAAAAATGCTCTTCTCAATGATTAAAAACCTTTGTTAA
- a CDS encoding four helix bundle protein has product MFDFEKLDIYKKAKIFNSEIRAFIFVSKLDSTTKDQLRRASFSIVLNIAEGSGRFSKADRRNFYIISRSSVFESIAILDVLKDENIMFQSQYDAFYAKGEEISKMLFSMIKNLC; this is encoded by the coding sequence ATGTTTGATTTCGAAAAGCTTGATATTTACAAAAAAGCTAAAATATTTAATTCTGAAATTCGGGCATTTATATTTGTTTCAAAGCTTGATAGTACTACAAAAGATCAGTTGCGCAGAGCTTCATTCAGCATCGTGTTAAATATCGCTGAAGGTTCGGGCAGGTTTTCGAAAGCAGACAGAAGAAATTTTTATATAATATCCAGAAGCTCAGTTTTTGAATCCATTGCAATCTTGGATGTATTAAAAGATGAAAACATCATGTTCCAGAGCCAGTACGATGCGTTTTATGCAAAGGGGGAAGAAATCTCAAAAATGCTCTTCTCAATGATTAAAAACCTTTGTTAA
- a CDS encoding type III pantothenate kinase — translation MNVCIDQGNTATKIGIFEDKILREVQAFSKDNHAQALDYLESVIHKDSSIILSSVADVDLDINFLKPKYLIKFSHLTSIPIINQYKTPETLGKDRLANAVAAWSMSKGKNSLVIDCGTCIKYDVVDAKGNYFGGAISPGLHMRYRSLHDYTGKLPMIESTTNTITTGTNTTESIQAGVENGILDEINGFINRYTQQYSDLTIFMTGGDLPHFEKAFKNSIFAIPELTLTGLNEILRYHAEKN, via the coding sequence ATGAACGTTTGTATTGATCAGGGAAATACCGCAACTAAAATTGGAATTTTTGAAGATAAAATTCTGAGAGAAGTTCAGGCGTTCTCAAAGGATAACCACGCACAAGCGCTTGACTATTTGGAATCTGTTATTCATAAGGACAGTTCAATTATTTTATCATCTGTAGCGGATGTAGATCTTGATATAAATTTCCTCAAGCCAAAATATCTCATTAAATTTTCACATCTCACTTCCATACCAATTATCAATCAGTATAAGACACCTGAAACACTAGGGAAAGACAGGTTAGCGAATGCCGTAGCAGCGTGGAGCATGAGCAAAGGAAAAAACTCGTTGGTTATTGATTGCGGCACATGCATTAAGTATGATGTGGTAGATGCAAAAGGGAATTATTTTGGTGGAGCTATCAGTCCAGGTCTACACATGCGATACCGTTCACTGCATGATTATACCGGAAAATTACCCATGATTGAATCAACAACCAACACGATAACAACCGGGACAAATACCACTGAAAGTATACAAGCTGGTGTTGAGAATGGCATATTGGATGAAATAAATGGATTTATCAACCGTTATACTCAGCAATATTCTGACTTAACAATTTTTATGACCGGCGGAGATTTACCACATTTTGAGAAAGCTTTTAAAAATAGCATCTTTGCAATCCCTGAACTGACACTGACCGGGCTAAATGAAATATTACGCTATCATGCTGAAAAAAATTAA
- the lptC gene encoding LPS export ABC transporter periplasmic protein LptC — translation MQVISKYNLSVICSVLLISFLMLSSCENDLENVKLVTATDESPDQVVNNVHSIYSDRGDVRFEIIATRMEVFSNPEKKTVFKNGFQANFFKSKDSLEATLTADYAEMMDESNSLFARSKVILTNFDKKQTLKTEELYWDQKAKRIRTEKAFEIIGENSYVSGYGMDANETFSDYNTHNVTAEWTKKEEK, via the coding sequence ATGCAAGTCATTTCCAAATACAATCTGAGTGTAATCTGTTCTGTTTTGCTGATCAGTTTTCTGATGTTGTCATCCTGTGAAAATGATCTTGAAAATGTAAAGCTAGTTACCGCCACCGATGAATCACCTGATCAGGTAGTAAACAACGTACACTCCATTTATTCTGATCGCGGTGATGTACGCTTTGAAATCATAGCCACCCGCATGGAGGTTTTTTCAAATCCTGAAAAAAAAACAGTTTTTAAAAATGGTTTTCAGGCCAATTTCTTCAAAAGTAAAGATTCGCTAGAAGCCACACTCACGGCTGATTATGCTGAAATGATGGACGAATCCAACTCACTCTTTGCACGCAGTAAAGTAATTTTAACGAACTTTGACAAAAAGCAAACCCTCAAAACTGAGGAATTGTATTGGGATCAAAAAGCTAAACGTATCCGCACTGAAAAAGCATTTGAAATAATTGGTGAAAACAGTTACGTAAGCGGTTACGGCATGGATGCCAATGAAACCTTCAGTGATTACAATACGCACAACGTAACAGCAGAATGGACTAAGAAAGAAGAGAAATGA
- the polA gene encoding DNA polymerase I — protein MTPVHEKKLFLLDAFALIYRAYYAFIKNPRINSQGQNTSAAFGFTTVLLDVLNKEKPTHIAVVFDSAEETHRAVEFEDYKANREAIPEDIASMIEPIQEIIRAFNIPVLISPGHEADDIIGTIAKQAEKRGFKTYMMTPDKDFGQLVSENIFVYKPAKGGKPVEILGVPEVCAQFEVDRPEQVIDVLGLWGDAVDNIPGIPGIGEKTAKALVKKYGSVEGLIAHADELKGKQKENVIQFAEQGLLSKKLATINLEVPVEFDEKALELEEPDKEKVKRVFTQLEFKTLGKRILGEEIAIPAQQIISGKTTEQGQLDLFGGPEMVTAAMEKKEVTGADVLTIANTNHHYKLITTFEERKELISQLLNQKSVCFDTETTDLDGVDAEIVGIAFSFEKNTGFYVAVAPNERREIVQEFKPFFEHEKIEKIAHNIKYDLKIIEKYDVAVKGQQFDTMIAHYLITPEGKHGMDYLSELYLNYQPVSIETLIGKKGKNQGSMADLDPSEISDYACEDADITFQLKQIFEPEIQKEHLNHLFYEIEMPLVAVLKDMEMEGIRLDVAALEKYSAELQKDLTELERKIKELAGVHDFNLDSPKQLGDILFEKLKIDVKAKKTKTGQYSTSEDTLSKLEAAHPIVGLILNYRSLRKLQGTYVNALPELVNKKTNRIHTSYMQTVTATGRLSSNNPNLQNIPIRTEKGREIRRAFIKRNEEYCIMSADYSQIELRIIAALADDKNMIEAFRSGHDIHAATAAKVFHVESIDKVTREQRSAAKAVNFGIIYGQSAFGLAQNLGISRTEAKEIIDSYWAQYGGIKQFLTNSVEFAREHGYVETIMKRRRYLADIQSANAIVRGFAERNAINAPIQGSAADIIKIAMIRIHREMKKQNLKSRMLLQVHDELVFDVHNSEKDVMEKLVRENMEHAVEMTVPLTVEYKFADNWLDAH, from the coding sequence ATGACACCTGTTCATGAAAAAAAACTATTTTTATTAGATGCCTTCGCTCTGATTTATAGGGCGTATTATGCATTTATAAAAAATCCGCGCATCAACAGTCAGGGACAAAACACATCTGCTGCCTTTGGTTTTACCACGGTATTATTGGATGTGCTCAACAAAGAAAAGCCAACTCATATTGCAGTAGTTTTTGATAGTGCTGAAGAGACTCATCGCGCTGTAGAGTTTGAAGATTACAAAGCAAACCGTGAAGCAATACCTGAAGACATTGCCAGCATGATTGAGCCTATTCAGGAGATCATTCGTGCGTTCAATATTCCGGTTCTTATATCACCGGGACATGAAGCAGATGATATTATTGGAACTATTGCAAAGCAGGCGGAGAAAAGAGGTTTCAAAACCTACATGATGACACCCGACAAAGATTTTGGTCAGTTAGTGTCAGAAAATATTTTCGTTTACAAACCTGCAAAAGGAGGAAAACCAGTTGAGATTTTAGGAGTACCTGAAGTATGCGCCCAATTTGAAGTGGATCGTCCTGAACAGGTGATTGATGTGTTGGGCCTGTGGGGTGATGCAGTTGACAACATTCCCGGTATACCGGGTATTGGAGAAAAAACGGCAAAAGCACTGGTAAAAAAATACGGTTCAGTTGAGGGTTTGATTGCGCACGCAGACGAATTAAAAGGAAAACAAAAAGAAAATGTAATTCAATTTGCAGAACAAGGTTTGTTGTCAAAAAAATTGGCCACTATCAATTTGGAAGTCCCGGTTGAATTTGATGAAAAAGCACTTGAACTTGAGGAGCCCGACAAGGAAAAAGTAAAACGTGTTTTTACGCAACTTGAGTTTAAAACACTGGGTAAGAGAATTTTGGGTGAAGAAATTGCCATTCCTGCACAGCAAATTATTTCAGGAAAAACAACCGAGCAGGGTCAACTTGATTTGTTTGGTGGACCCGAAATGGTGACTGCAGCCATGGAGAAAAAAGAAGTAACCGGTGCGGATGTGTTAACCATTGCCAATACGAATCACCACTATAAATTAATTACAACTTTTGAAGAACGAAAAGAATTGATCAGCCAATTGCTCAACCAGAAATCAGTGTGCTTTGACACTGAAACTACCGACCTTGATGGAGTAGATGCAGAGATTGTTGGTATTGCATTTTCGTTTGAAAAAAATACCGGCTTTTATGTTGCTGTTGCACCAAATGAAAGAAGAGAAATTGTGCAGGAATTCAAACCTTTTTTTGAGCATGAAAAAATTGAAAAAATTGCGCACAACATTAAATATGATTTAAAGATTATTGAGAAATATGATGTTGCTGTTAAGGGTCAGCAATTTGACACCATGATTGCGCATTACCTGATTACACCGGAAGGTAAACACGGCATGGATTATTTGTCAGAATTGTACCTGAACTATCAGCCCGTTTCAATTGAAACGTTGATTGGAAAAAAAGGCAAAAATCAAGGAAGTATGGCTGATTTGGATCCGTCAGAGATTTCAGATTACGCCTGTGAAGACGCTGATATTACTTTTCAACTCAAACAAATATTTGAACCTGAAATTCAGAAAGAACATTTGAATCATTTGTTTTATGAAATTGAAATGCCCTTGGTGGCAGTTTTGAAAGATATGGAGATGGAAGGTATTCGGTTAGATGTTGCCGCGCTTGAAAAGTATTCAGCAGAATTGCAAAAAGATTTAACAGAATTGGAAAGAAAAATAAAAGAATTGGCGGGTGTGCATGATTTTAATTTAGATTCTCCAAAACAATTGGGAGATATTCTTTTTGAAAAACTAAAGATAGATGTCAAGGCAAAAAAAACAAAAACAGGACAATATTCAACCAGTGAAGATACGCTGAGCAAGCTTGAAGCCGCTCATCCTATTGTGGGTTTGATTCTAAATTACCGATCACTGCGAAAACTGCAGGGCACGTATGTTAACGCATTGCCTGAATTGGTGAATAAAAAAACAAATCGCATTCACACCAGCTATATGCAAACGGTGACTGCAACAGGTCGGTTGAGCTCTAATAATCCGAATTTGCAAAACATACCCATAAGAACAGAAAAGGGACGTGAAATACGACGTGCATTTATAAAACGCAATGAGGAGTATTGTATTATGTCAGCAGATTATTCTCAGATTGAATTGCGCATTATTGCGGCGCTGGCTGATGATAAAAATATGATTGAAGCGTTCAGATCAGGGCATGACATTCACGCCGCAACGGCGGCAAAAGTTTTCCATGTAGAATCAATTGATAAAGTTACACGTGAACAGCGTAGTGCAGCAAAGGCAGTGAACTTCGGAATCATTTACGGACAATCAGCTTTTGGCTTGGCTCAGAATTTAGGCATTTCACGCACAGAGGCTAAAGAAATCATTGATTCATACTGGGCGCAGTATGGAGGAATAAAACAATTTTTAACTAACAGTGTTGAGTTTGCCCGTGAGCACGGTTATGTTGAAACCATAATGAAAAGACGCAGATACCTTGCTGACATACAGTCAGCCAACGCCATAGTGAGGGGATTTGCAGAACGCAACGCCATCAATGCTCCCATACAAGGTTCTGCCGCTGATATTATTAAAATAGCCATGATACGCATTCACCGTGAAATGAAAAAACAAAATTTGAAATCACGCATGCTTTTACAGGTACATGACGAATTGGTTTTTGATGTGCACAATTCAGAAAAAGACGTGATGGAAAAGTTAGTGCGTGAAAATATGGAGCATGCCGTTGAGATGACTGTGCCGTTGACTGTTGAATATAAATTTGCCGACAATTGGTTGGATGCGCATTAA